One Echeneis naucrates chromosome 16, fEcheNa1.1, whole genome shotgun sequence DNA window includes the following coding sequences:
- the c25h12orf75 gene encoding overexpressed in colon carcinoma 1 protein isoform X3: MGCGNSSATSTSGGGEWPADASKDVTEDPLADDEKRRNYGGVYVGLPADLTTVAASQSKSTRKGEVSLTQLKVFAHETLVW; the protein is encoded by the exons ATGGGTTGTGGCAATTCCTCAGCCACCAGCACCTCAGGAGGGGGTGAGT ggCCAGCAGATGCCTCCAAAGATGT GACAGAAGATCCCTTGGCAGACGATGAGAAAAGAAG aaACTATGGTGGTGTATATGTAGGTCTACCAGCAGACCTGACCACTGTGGCTGCTAGTCAGTCCAAGTCCACACGAAAAGGTGAAGTATCTCTAACACAGCTGAAGGTCTTTGCACATGAGACATTGGTGTGGTGA
- the c25h12orf75 gene encoding overexpressed in colon carcinoma 1 protein isoform X1 translates to MGCGNSSATSTSGGGPADASKDVTEDPLADDEKRRNYGGVYVGLPADLTTVAASQSKSTRKGEVSLTQLKVFAHETLVW, encoded by the exons ATGGGTTGTGGCAATTCCTCAGCCACCAGCACCTCAGGAGGGG ggCCAGCAGATGCCTCCAAAGATGT GACAGAAGATCCCTTGGCAGACGATGAGAAAAGAAG aaACTATGGTGGTGTATATGTAGGTCTACCAGCAGACCTGACCACTGTGGCTGCTAGTCAGTCCAAGTCCACACGAAAAGGTGAAGTATCTCTAACACAGCTGAAGGTCTTTGCACATGAGACATTGGTGTGGTGA
- the c25h12orf75 gene encoding overexpressed in colon carcinoma 1 protein isoform X2: MGCGNSSATSTSGGGPADASKDVTEDPLADDEKRRNYGGVYVGLPADLTTVAASQSKSTRKGSCIFIHLETLTVQGESM, from the exons ATGGGTTGTGGCAATTCCTCAGCCACCAGCACCTCAGGAGGGG ggCCAGCAGATGCCTCCAAAGATGT GACAGAAGATCCCTTGGCAGACGATGAGAAAAGAAG aaACTATGGTGGTGTATATGTAGGTCTACCAGCAGACCTGACCACTGTGGCTGCTAGTCAGTCCAAGTCCACACGAAAAG GATCCTGCATTTTCATTCACCTAGAGACACTCACAGTACAAGGAGAGAGCATGTAA
- the appl2 gene encoding DCC-interacting protein 13-beta isoform X1 translates to MPAVHHKLLLEDALQDSPQTRSLLSVFEEDAGMLTDYTNQLLQSLQRVFGAQSEMGLATEQLSQQLLEYEKKNFALGKGDEEVITTLQSFAKTVGELNSLHSELANQMADSMVFPLIQFREKDLTEISTLKEIFGIATDEHEAAMVKYSRLPKKKENEKLKADLVKEVAYTRRKQHQASLQYYCALNALQYRKRVAMLEPMLGYTQAQISFFKKGIELVSKKMDSFLSSVSTMTQSIQAQLDVEAEAMRMSQRELLSVEDTVYMPDKDTEPVNRTLIQKAGYLNIRNKTGLVTTAWDRLYFFTQGGNLMCQPRGAVAGGMVLDLDNSSVMAVECEDRRYCFQITSPSGKTSMILQAESKKEYEEWICTVNNISRQIYLTDNPEAVAIRLNQTAIQAVTPITSFEKRQEGSPHPDRAKPGGVFAASSGSQKTATAPEPEDLIAPGTPIQFDIMLPASEFQDQNRAGGRRTNPFGETDDDCSTESDDSLLQQVFAVRFLGSMAVRCGDNQEVIYEAMRQVLAARAIHNIFRTTESHLMVTSSSLRLIDPQTQVTRISFQLGEVCQFAAHQENGRLMGFVVEGRDWSDGDEEGEPSYSAFVFESNTEGEKICYTISLAKDIIEAKKDPEALAQLMKNMPLTNDGKFLLLEPEAGDMTNGAGQEDLEESEA, encoded by the exons ATGCCGGCCGTACATCACAAACTGCTCCTGGAGGATGCTTTGCAGGACAGTCCTCAG ACTCGCTCCTTGCTTAGTGTGTTTGAGGAAGATGCTGGGATGCTTACAGACTACACCAACCAGCTACTACAGTCATTGCAGCGGGTGTTTGGAGCTCAG AGTGAGATGGGATTGGCCACAGAGCAGCTCTCACAGCAACTTCTGGAATATGAGAAGAAG AATTTTGCCCTTGGAAAAGGTGATGAAGAAGTAATCACCACTCTGCAGAGCTTTGCCAAAACTGTTGGGGAG CTGAACTCGCTTCACTCTGAGCTTGCCAACCAGATGGCTGACAGCATGGTCTTCCCCTTGATTCAGTTCCGAGAGAAGGACCTCACAG AGATAAGCAcactgaaggaaatatttggCATCGCCACTGATG AGCATGAGGCAGCTATGGTCAAGTACAGCCGGTTGCCCAAGAAGAAGGAGAATGAGAAG CTGAAGGCAGACTTGGTGAAGGAGGTGGCTTACACCCGCAGGAAGCAGCACCAGGCCTCACTGCAGTATTACTGTGCCCTCAACGCGTTGCAGTATCGCAAGAGAGTAGCTATGCTTGAACCCATGTTAGggtacacacaggcacag ATCAGCTTCTTCAAGAAAGGAATTGAACTGGTGTCAAAGAAGATGGACagctttctttcctctgtgtccACCATGACACAAAG TATCCAGGCCCAGTTGGATGTGGAGGCGGAGGCCATGCGCATGTCTCAGAGGGAACTTCTGTCTGTGGAGGACACTGTCTACATGCCAGACAAGGACACTGAGCCTGTCAATCGTACACTTATCCAAAAGGCTGGCTACCTCAACATTAGGAA TAAAACAGGCCTAGTGACCACAGCCTGGGATCGACTGTACTTCTTCACCCAGGGAGGGAACCTCATGTGCCAGCCCCGCGGAGCGGTGGCGGGGGGCATGGTGCTGGACCTGGACAACAGCTCGGTCATGGCTGTGGAGTGTGAAGACAGGCGCTACTGTTTTCAAATAACCTCCCCCTCTGGCAAAAC GTCAATGATTCTGCAAGCTGAGAGCAAAAAGGAGTATGAAGAA TGGATTTGCACAGTGAACAACATCTCCAGACAGATCTACCTGACTGACAACCCAGAG GCTGTGGCCATTCGACTGAACCAAACTGCCATTCAGGCAGTCACCCCCATCACCAGCTTTGAGAAGAGACAAGAAGGCTCCCCCCACCCTGACAG AGCGAAGCCCGGAGGTGTTTTTGCTGCAAGCAGCGGGTCCCAGAAGACAGCGACTGCTCCTGAGCCAGAGGACCTGATAGCCCCTGGAACGCCGATTCAGTTTGACATCATGCTCCCAGCCTCTGAGTTTCAAGACCAGAACAGAGCTGGGGGAAG ACGCACAAATCCATTTGGAGAAACCGATGATGACTGTTCAACAGAAAGTGATG ACTCACTCCTGCAGCAAGTGTTCGCTGTGCGATTCCTGGGCTCCATGGCGGTTCGCTGTGGCGACAATCAGGAGGTAATCTACGAGGCAATGAGGCAAGTGCTGGCTGCCCGAGCCATCCACAACATCTTCAGGACCACGGAGTCCCACCTCATGGTCACCAGCAGTAGCCTCAG GTTGATTGATCCTCAAACCCAAGTTACGAGAATAAGT TTCCAGCTGGGGGAGGTTTGTCAGTTTGCAGCCCACCAGGAGAACGGGAGGCTGATGGGATTTGTGGTTGAAGGCAGAGACTGGAGCGATGGCGATGAGGAAGGAGAGCCCTCATATAGTGCCTTTGTCTTCGAGAGCAACACAGAGGGGGAGAAG ATATGTTACACCATCAGCTTGGCGAAGGACATCATAGAAGCCAAAAAG GACCCAGAGGCTCTGGCTCAGCTGATGAAGAATATGCCACTTACTAACGATGGCAAGTTCCTGCTGCTGGAGCCTGAGGCAGGTGATATGACCAATGGAGCAGGACAAGAAGACCTGGAGGAGTCTGAGGCCTAG
- the c25h12orf75 gene encoding overexpressed in colon carcinoma 1 protein isoform X4, with product MGCGNSSATSTSGGGPADASKDVTEDPLADDEKRRNYGGVYVGLPADLTTVAASQSKSTRKE from the exons ATGGGTTGTGGCAATTCCTCAGCCACCAGCACCTCAGGAGGGG ggCCAGCAGATGCCTCCAAAGATGT GACAGAAGATCCCTTGGCAGACGATGAGAAAAGAAG aaACTATGGTGGTGTATATGTAGGTCTACCAGCAGACCTGACCACTGTGGCTGCTAGTCAGTCCAAGTCCACACGAAAAG AATAG
- the appl2 gene encoding DCC-interacting protein 13-beta isoform X2 yields MPAVHHKLLLEDALQDSPQTRSLLSVFEEDAGMLTDYTNQLLQSLQRVFGAQSEMGLATEQLSQQLLEYEKKNFALGKGDEEVITTLQSFAKTVGELNSLHSELANQMADSMVFPLIQFREKDLTEISTLKEIFGIATDEHEAAMVKYSRLPKKKENEKLKADLVKEVAYTRRKQHQASLQYYCALNALQYRKRVAMLEPMLGYTQAQISFFKKGIELVSKKMDSFLSSVSTMTQSIQAQLDVEAEAMRMSQRELLSVEDTVYMPDKDTEPVNRTLIQKAGYLNIRNKTGLVTTAWDRLYFFTQGGNLMCQPRGAVAGGMVLDLDNSSVMAVECEDRRYCFQITSPSGKTSMILQAESKKEYEEWICTVNNISRQIYLTDNPEAVAIRLNQTAIQAVTPITSFEKRQEGSPHPDRDKIAKPGGVFAASSGSQKTATAPEPEDLIAPGTPIQFDIMLPASEFQDQNRAGGRRTNPFGETDDDCSTESDDSLLQQVFAVRFLGSMAVRCGDNQEVIYEAMRQVLAARAIHNIFRTTESHLMVTSSSLRLIDPQTQVTRISFQLGEVCQFAAHQENGRLMGFVVEGRDWSDGDEEGEPSYSAFVFESNTEGEKICYTISLAKDIIEAKKDPEALAQLMKNMPLTNDGKFLLLEPEAGDMTNGAGQEDLEESEA; encoded by the exons ATGCCGGCCGTACATCACAAACTGCTCCTGGAGGATGCTTTGCAGGACAGTCCTCAG ACTCGCTCCTTGCTTAGTGTGTTTGAGGAAGATGCTGGGATGCTTACAGACTACACCAACCAGCTACTACAGTCATTGCAGCGGGTGTTTGGAGCTCAG AGTGAGATGGGATTGGCCACAGAGCAGCTCTCACAGCAACTTCTGGAATATGAGAAGAAG AATTTTGCCCTTGGAAAAGGTGATGAAGAAGTAATCACCACTCTGCAGAGCTTTGCCAAAACTGTTGGGGAG CTGAACTCGCTTCACTCTGAGCTTGCCAACCAGATGGCTGACAGCATGGTCTTCCCCTTGATTCAGTTCCGAGAGAAGGACCTCACAG AGATAAGCAcactgaaggaaatatttggCATCGCCACTGATG AGCATGAGGCAGCTATGGTCAAGTACAGCCGGTTGCCCAAGAAGAAGGAGAATGAGAAG CTGAAGGCAGACTTGGTGAAGGAGGTGGCTTACACCCGCAGGAAGCAGCACCAGGCCTCACTGCAGTATTACTGTGCCCTCAACGCGTTGCAGTATCGCAAGAGAGTAGCTATGCTTGAACCCATGTTAGggtacacacaggcacag ATCAGCTTCTTCAAGAAAGGAATTGAACTGGTGTCAAAGAAGATGGACagctttctttcctctgtgtccACCATGACACAAAG TATCCAGGCCCAGTTGGATGTGGAGGCGGAGGCCATGCGCATGTCTCAGAGGGAACTTCTGTCTGTGGAGGACACTGTCTACATGCCAGACAAGGACACTGAGCCTGTCAATCGTACACTTATCCAAAAGGCTGGCTACCTCAACATTAGGAA TAAAACAGGCCTAGTGACCACAGCCTGGGATCGACTGTACTTCTTCACCCAGGGAGGGAACCTCATGTGCCAGCCCCGCGGAGCGGTGGCGGGGGGCATGGTGCTGGACCTGGACAACAGCTCGGTCATGGCTGTGGAGTGTGAAGACAGGCGCTACTGTTTTCAAATAACCTCCCCCTCTGGCAAAAC GTCAATGATTCTGCAAGCTGAGAGCAAAAAGGAGTATGAAGAA TGGATTTGCACAGTGAACAACATCTCCAGACAGATCTACCTGACTGACAACCCAGAG GCTGTGGCCATTCGACTGAACCAAACTGCCATTCAGGCAGTCACCCCCATCACCAGCTTTGAGAAGAGACAAGAAGGCTCCCCCCACCCTGACAG GGACAAAAT AGCGAAGCCCGGAGGTGTTTTTGCTGCAAGCAGCGGGTCCCAGAAGACAGCGACTGCTCCTGAGCCAGAGGACCTGATAGCCCCTGGAACGCCGATTCAGTTTGACATCATGCTCCCAGCCTCTGAGTTTCAAGACCAGAACAGAGCTGGGGGAAG ACGCACAAATCCATTTGGAGAAACCGATGATGACTGTTCAACAGAAAGTGATG ACTCACTCCTGCAGCAAGTGTTCGCTGTGCGATTCCTGGGCTCCATGGCGGTTCGCTGTGGCGACAATCAGGAGGTAATCTACGAGGCAATGAGGCAAGTGCTGGCTGCCCGAGCCATCCACAACATCTTCAGGACCACGGAGTCCCACCTCATGGTCACCAGCAGTAGCCTCAG GTTGATTGATCCTCAAACCCAAGTTACGAGAATAAGT TTCCAGCTGGGGGAGGTTTGTCAGTTTGCAGCCCACCAGGAGAACGGGAGGCTGATGGGATTTGTGGTTGAAGGCAGAGACTGGAGCGATGGCGATGAGGAAGGAGAGCCCTCATATAGTGCCTTTGTCTTCGAGAGCAACACAGAGGGGGAGAAG ATATGTTACACCATCAGCTTGGCGAAGGACATCATAGAAGCCAAAAAG GACCCAGAGGCTCTGGCTCAGCTGATGAAGAATATGCCACTTACTAACGATGGCAAGTTCCTGCTGCTGGAGCCTGAGGCAGGTGATATGACCAATGGAGCAGGACAAGAAGACCTGGAGGAGTCTGAGGCCTAG